One Paenibacillus sp. FSL W8-0186 genomic window carries:
- a CDS encoding NUDIX domain-containing protein codes for MPSKQISAGGIVYRREAGQLQIQLITDRYGKISYAKGKRENGETIEQTALREIKEETGILGRIVEPIDIIAYTYHHPQHGDIQKEVHYYLVESEGGMLKPQTEEIRSVAWYEPAVAWERQCNAGYDNNDFILEKALKLLGVQV; via the coding sequence ATGCCGTCCAAGCAAATATCCGCAGGAGGCATTGTCTACCGCCGAGAAGCGGGACAATTGCAAATTCAGCTCATTACAGACCGATACGGCAAAATATCCTATGCTAAAGGAAAACGGGAGAACGGGGAGACGATCGAGCAAACCGCGCTTCGTGAAATTAAAGAGGAAACCGGAATTCTCGGCCGAATCGTCGAGCCCATCGATATTATTGCCTATACTTATCATCATCCGCAGCATGGAGATATCCAAAAGGAAGTTCACTATTATCTTGTCGAAAGCGAAGGCGGCATGCTGAAACCCCAAACGGAGGAAATACGCAGCGTGGCCTGGTATGAGCCTGCAGTCGCTTGGGAAAGGCAGTGCAATGCCGGTTATGACAACAATGATTTTATACTGGAAAAAGCATTAAAACTGCTGGGCGTTCAGGTCTAA
- the mtaB gene encoding tRNA (N(6)-L-threonylcarbamoyladenosine(37)-C(2))-methylthiotransferase MtaB → MPSVAFYTLGCKVNFYDTEAIWQLFKNEGYEQVDFEQTADVYLINTCTVTNTGDKKSRQIIRRAIRRNPDAIVAVTGCYAQTSPAEILDIPGVDLVIGTQDREKIMPLIGQLQEQRQPINAVRNIMKTRDFEELDVPDFADRTRAFLKIQEGCNNFCTFCIIPWSRGLSRSRDPQSVVNQAKQLVAAGYKEIVLTGIHTGGYGDDLENYRLSDLLWELDKVEGLERVRISSIEASQIDDKMLEVLKGSSKMCRHFHIPLQAGSNEVLKRMRRKYTIEEFELKIKKIREFMPDVAITTDIIVGFPGETDELFREGFEAIKRIGFSEMHVFPYSKRTGTPAARMEDQVDEEVKHARVHELIDLSESMQLAYAQKFVGQVVDVIPEKDEKGVAGEGYAAGFSDNYLQIRFEASGDLAGKVCRVKLTKAGVNTCEGQLVRILEDSSRALA, encoded by the coding sequence ATGCCATCCGTCGCTTTTTACACGTTGGGCTGCAAAGTCAATTTCTATGACACAGAAGCCATTTGGCAGCTTTTTAAGAACGAAGGCTACGAGCAGGTCGATTTTGAACAGACCGCAGATGTATACTTGATTAATACGTGCACCGTCACGAACACAGGCGATAAAAAATCACGGCAAATCATTCGCCGGGCGATCCGCCGCAATCCGGACGCGATCGTTGCGGTTACGGGCTGTTATGCCCAGACCTCGCCTGCCGAAATATTGGATATCCCTGGGGTGGATCTTGTGATCGGTACCCAGGACCGGGAGAAGATCATGCCCCTGATCGGCCAGCTTCAGGAGCAGCGCCAGCCGATCAATGCCGTGCGCAACATTATGAAAACCCGGGATTTCGAGGAGCTGGACGTACCGGATTTTGCAGACCGGACACGCGCCTTTCTCAAAATCCAAGAGGGCTGCAATAACTTCTGCACCTTCTGTATCATTCCATGGTCGCGGGGCTTGTCCCGCAGCCGCGATCCGCAAAGCGTTGTGAATCAGGCGAAGCAGTTGGTCGCCGCAGGATATAAGGAAATCGTACTGACCGGCATTCATACCGGGGGATACGGCGATGACCTTGAAAACTACCGACTGTCCGATTTGCTCTGGGAGCTGGATAAGGTCGAGGGCCTTGAGCGCGTACGGATCAGCTCGATCGAAGCAAGTCAGATCGACGATAAGATGCTGGAAGTGCTGAAGGGCTCCAGCAAAATGTGCCGTCATTTTCATATTCCGCTGCAGGCGGGAAGCAACGAAGTGCTGAAGCGGATGAGACGGAAATATACGATTGAAGAATTCGAACTTAAGATTAAGAAGATTCGTGAATTCATGCCGGATGTGGCGATTACGACAGATATTATCGTCGGCTTCCCGGGCGAGACCGATGAACTGTTCCGGGAGGGCTTCGAGGCGATTAAGCGCATCGGCTTCTCGGAAATGCACGTATTCCCTTATTCCAAGCGGACCGGTACGCCGGCAGCTCGGATGGAGGACCAGGTAGACGAGGAAGTGAAGCACGCACGCGTCCATGAGCTGATTGATCTTTCAGAATCGATGCAGCTGGCGTATGCACAGAAATTCGTCGGCCAGGTGGTCGATGTCATACCGGAGAAGGATGAGAAGGGAGTCGCGGGAGAAGGCTATGCAGCCGGATTCAGCGACAATTACCTGCAAATTCGTTTTGAGGCTTCCGGTGACTTGGCTGGTAAAGTGTGCCGGGTCAAACTGACGAAAGCGGGCGTCAACACCTGCGAAGGCCAGCTTGTACGCATTTTGGAGGATTCCTCCAGAGCATTGGCCTAA
- a CDS encoding 16S rRNA (uracil(1498)-N(3))-methyltransferase: MQRYFIDPIQFGDKTVSITGEDARHIGKVMRSKPEDKLIVSDGIAREALVEITEIEAQEVTARIIEMLEPSGEPRVQVTIAQSLPKGDKMEVVIQKCTEIGATSFLPFMSERTVVQYDPRKEEKRALRWRKIAKEAAEQAHRSRIPTVDSPAAWKELLVKLPEYDLACVCYEKEHGQQLRDVLKPFAERMEEGAKPRVLIAIGPEGGFTEQEITQLEAAGAVSIGLGRRILRTETAGMAALTCIMYETGEMGEF; encoded by the coding sequence ATGCAGCGTTATTTTATTGACCCGATACAGTTTGGGGACAAGACGGTGAGCATAACCGGTGAGGACGCTCGCCATATAGGCAAAGTGATGCGTTCCAAGCCTGAAGATAAGCTGATTGTCAGCGACGGGATCGCTAGGGAAGCGCTAGTCGAGATTACGGAGATTGAAGCGCAGGAAGTGACAGCCCGTATTATAGAAATGCTTGAGCCATCTGGTGAACCCCGTGTTCAGGTGACGATCGCCCAAAGTTTGCCGAAAGGCGATAAAATGGAAGTCGTCATCCAGAAATGCACGGAGATCGGCGCCACTTCCTTTCTGCCTTTCATGTCGGAACGGACGGTTGTTCAATATGATCCGCGGAAAGAGGAGAAGCGGGCGCTCCGCTGGCGCAAAATTGCGAAAGAGGCGGCGGAGCAGGCTCACCGCAGCAGGATTCCGACGGTGGATTCGCCGGCGGCCTGGAAGGAACTGCTGGTCAAGCTGCCGGAATATGACCTCGCCTGTGTATGCTACGAGAAGGAGCACGGCCAGCAGCTGCGGGACGTGCTGAAGCCTTTTGCGGAGCGCATGGAGGAGGGGGCGAAGCCGCGGGTGCTGATCGCGATCGGGCCTGAGGGCGGATTTACGGAGCAGGAAATCACGCAATTAGAAGCGGCAGGTGCCGTATCCATAGGGCTGGGCCGAAGAATTTTAAGAACGGAGACGGCTGGTATGGCCGCCTTGACCTGCATCATGTATGAAACCGGAGAAATGGGGGAGTTTTGA
- a CDS encoding site-2 protease family protein, producing the protein MDFLNKILRIPLDQLPYFLITLIIAFSVHEFSHAYFANKFGDPTARLQGRLTLNPAVHFDLFGVILLLIAGFGWARPVPVNRDNFEKPRQMGIVVAAAGPLSNLLLGFLGTMIYVVLSRFGIIDMISNEILYNAVHTFFAMFNFWNFFLFLFNLLPLPPLDGYRILEDIVPDRARISLKQFEQWSVLIFLLILIIPQLRSVIIQPLYAGAETIYFQFGSFFLMLFGG; encoded by the coding sequence ATGGATTTTTTAAATAAAATTTTGCGGATTCCCCTGGATCAGCTGCCTTATTTTTTAATTACGCTGATCATCGCATTTAGCGTGCATGAGTTTTCCCACGCTTATTTTGCCAATAAATTTGGGGACCCGACAGCACGGCTGCAGGGGCGGCTCACCCTGAACCCGGCTGTTCACTTCGACCTGTTTGGAGTGATTTTACTCCTCATTGCGGGGTTTGGCTGGGCAAGGCCGGTTCCCGTCAACCGGGATAATTTTGAGAAGCCGCGGCAAATGGGGATCGTCGTCGCCGCGGCAGGGCCGCTGAGCAATTTGCTGCTCGGTTTTCTCGGGACGATGATTTATGTTGTCCTTTCCAGGTTCGGCATAATAGATATGATTTCGAATGAAATCTTGTACAATGCCGTTCATACTTTTTTTGCGATGTTTAATTTCTGGAACTTTTTCCTTTTCCTATTCAACTTATTGCCGCTGCCGCCGCTTGACGGCTACCGTATTCTGGAGGATATCGTACCTGACCGGGCCAGAATCTCATTGAAGCAATTTGAGCAGTGGTCTGTACTCATCTTTCTGCTCATCTTGATCATTCCCCAGCTCCGCAGTGTGATTATCCAACCTTTATATGCGGGAGCCGAAACGATTTATTTTCAGTTCGGCAGTTTTTTCCTCATGCTGTTTGGCGGGTAG
- the prmA gene encoding 50S ribosomal protein L11 methyltransferase, translated as MIWKEISIHTTEEAVEMITNFLHEEGAGGVTIEEYVDNNKPRDTSLGQWFEIPPNDIPQGEARISGYFPEGTDIDAVVASVKERIAELPNYDIDPGKAEMAVKDVSEDDWANNWKQYFKPIRVSERLTIKPTWEDYVPQSEQEKIIELDPGMAFGTGTHPTTSLCLRTLEGVIQEGDEVIDVGTGSGILAIGAVKLGASRVLALDLDPVAVSSAIENTRLNKLEEQITVVESDLLSVLKQEAGAELNVKLPVRVVVANILAEIILLFIEDVYQALQPGGYYIASGIYKNKEQAVKEALLATGFEIEETAREEDWVAFVARKR; from the coding sequence ATGATTTGGAAGGAAATATCTATACATACAACGGAAGAAGCGGTAGAGATGATTACCAACTTCTTGCATGAGGAGGGGGCTGGCGGCGTTACCATTGAAGAGTACGTGGACAACAATAAACCTAGAGATACGTCCCTGGGACAATGGTTTGAAATACCGCCCAACGATATTCCACAGGGGGAAGCAAGAATTAGCGGGTATTTCCCGGAAGGAACGGACATTGACGCGGTGGTAGCTTCCGTAAAGGAACGGATTGCGGAGCTGCCAAATTACGACATTGATCCCGGCAAGGCAGAAATGGCAGTGAAGGATGTCAGCGAGGACGACTGGGCGAACAACTGGAAGCAATATTTTAAGCCGATCCGCGTGTCCGAGCGGCTGACGATTAAGCCGACCTGGGAGGATTACGTCCCTCAATCGGAGCAGGAGAAAATCATTGAGCTTGATCCAGGCATGGCTTTTGGAACCGGCACGCATCCGACGACCTCGTTGTGCCTCCGTACGCTGGAGGGCGTTATTCAAGAAGGGGACGAGGTTATTGACGTTGGGACTGGCTCAGGCATTCTCGCCATCGGGGCGGTTAAGCTTGGCGCATCCCGGGTTCTAGCATTGGATCTGGATCCGGTTGCTGTTTCCAGCGCAATCGAGAATACGAGGCTCAACAAGCTGGAAGAGCAAATTACGGTCGTGGAGAGCGACCTGTTATCCGTTTTGAAGCAGGAAGCAGGGGCCGAGCTAAACGTTAAACTGCCCGTTCGCGTGGTTGTAGCTAATATACTAGCGGAAATTATCCTGTTATTCATCGAAGACGTATACCAGGCGCTGCAGCCGGGCGGATATTATATTGCTTCGGGAATATATAAAAACAAAGAACAAGCCGTGAAGGAAGCGCTGCTTGCGACGGGCTTCGAAATCGAGGAGACCGCCCGCGAAGAGGATTGGGTTGCTTTCGTGGCGAGAAAGAGGTAG
- a CDS encoding YfhD family protein, producing the protein MSEHKQDTKRSSTAKSSRIPIEHNEDVEFSEDLADQEDWEALERSERADRRQQQRF; encoded by the coding sequence ATGAGCGAGCACAAGCAGGACACAAAGCGCTCCAGTACGGCAAAGTCATCAAGAATACCGATTGAACACAACGAGGACGTGGAGTTCTCCGAAGACTTGGCCGATCAGGAGGATTGGGAAGCGTTGGAGCGCAGCGAGCGCGCTGACCGCAGGCAGCAGCAGCGCTTCTGA
- a CDS encoding YxcD family protein: MILSMDEIINAICIHTAERTGLRPTDIQVELSWDEDTGYTGEVWANGRSRYLIELNIIEAIIQYMYKEYGIRAFKDDITLELDEEITASIRQ, encoded by the coding sequence ATGATTCTAAGCATGGATGAAATCATCAACGCCATTTGTATTCATACAGCCGAACGTACCGGCTTGCGGCCAACAGACATCCAGGTGGAGCTGAGCTGGGATGAAGATACAGGTTATACCGGCGAAGTTTGGGCTAATGGACGAAGCCGTTACCTGATCGAATTGAATATTATAGAAGCGATTATCCAGTATATGTACAAGGAATATGGTATTCGGGCTTTCAAGGACGATATTACCCTGGAACTGGATGAAGAAATTACAGCGTCCATAAGGCAGTAA